A segment of the Streptomyces sp. NBC_00376 genome:
GGTGCAGCCGGTAGCGGAAGGTGTTCGAGAGGAAGCCGCCCCGCCCCCACCAGTCGATGCCCTCCGCCTCCTGGAGGAGGTCCAGGTGGATGGCGAGGAAGGGCACGCCGTAGCGCCAGTAGACGACCCCTTCGGCGTGCGAACCGTCGTCCGGCATCAGATCGAGGACCGTACCGAGGTTGTCCTTGGCGCGCTCGGTCCACTCCTCCTTGCCCAGCACATAACCGGCCGTCGCCAGACCCGCGTAGCAGATCCAGTTGTGGTTCTGCCAGTACGACGACGACCACCAGCGGCCCTCGCTCGCCACCGCGAACTCGTACATCCGCCGCCCCTGGAGCAGCAGCTTGTACCGCAGCAGCGCCCGCACGCCGTCCGGTAGATCGTCGCCGATCCACCGGTAGGCGAGCGAGAGATGGTGCAGCAGCCAGCCGGCGTCCAGATCGTGGTCCGGCATATGGGCCTTGCCCCAGTGCGGCAGCCGCACCGCGGCCTCGATCCAGCGCCGGCTCTCCGCCAGGTGGACCGGATCGCCGCTCACCCGGTAGGCCAGCGCCGGGTTGGAGGCGGCGGGGCCGAGCCAGGTGATGCTGGCCAGGGGATGCGTACGAGGCGGGGTCAGCCCGCGGTGGCGGGCGGCCTCCTCGTACAGCCGCGCCTGCTGTGCGGGGCGCGGGCCGGGCGGCGGGGTCGCCGAGAGCAACAAGGGTCAGTCCTCCGTCCGGAACCGTGCGCTACCGCCGTCGGTCAGCGAGACCGTCAGCACCCCGTCACCGTCCAGCCGCACATCGGCCACGGCGGGCCCGGCCGACGCCGCCTGGTACACCGACGCGAAGGTGACCTCCTGCGACCGCGCGGTGAAGTCGACCCGGGTGCGCACCCGCTGCGGGTCGTCGGCCGGACCCGGGCCCGGCCGGGAGACCGGACGCACGGTCGCACCCGGGGTGTGGGTGTGCCAGCCGTGCAGGGTCTCGTCGCCGTACCAGGTGGTGCGGACCTCGCCCGAGGCCTGGAGCTGGACGTCCAGCGCGACACCTGGGCGCAGCTGCGCGGTGAGGCGCCGCTCGTCCTCGGCCCGCACCGTCAGCAGATCGACCAGATAGCCGTCACCGAGCACCACCCGGCGCACCGCGCGCACACCCTCGTACGCGGTCGTCACCTCGGCGGTCACGGACGAACCGTCCGAACCGAGCAGCCGCCCGGTGCACTCGGCCTGTTCGCCGCCGTCCACCCGGAACGCCGGATGGGCCTCGGTCGATGCGTACAGATCGCGGAACTCGGCGTGCGCGTAGGGCACTTGGCCGGGGTCGGGCTGCCACGGGGTGGTGTCGCCGTACAGATACAGCGACAGCTTGTCGCGATGGCCGTGCGAACCGCCGTGCGGACCGAAGTCCAGCAGCGCGTGGACGCCCGCGTGGTGCAGCACCGCGTACCCGGCGGTCGGGAACACCGTCACCGCACCGGGGGCGGGGCGCTGCGGCAGCGGCGGGCCGGCGAACCAGCCGTCCAGCTCCCGGTCGAGCCCGTCGTCCTGCGCGCCGAGCTCGGCACGCGCCCGGCCGGCCACCGCCTCAAGAGCCGGTGAAGGCGCCAACTGCTGGGCCAGCGCAACGAGTTCGAGCCACTCCAGGGCGAGTGGACCACGCAGATACGGGCCGTCGTGCAGCGCCGGCAGGATGCCGCCCGGCGTGGCGATCGCCGCCAGCACATCCGTCATCCCGGCCAGCACGTCCACCACGTCCGACGGCACGGCCGCGGGGTCGGTGCCCCGCAGCGCCAGCAGCGCCGCCCGCAACACGAACCCGTGGTAGTACGTGCTGCCCTCCCACTCCCAGCCGTCATCGGCGACCGCGACCCGCAGATGCGCGTACAGCCCGTGCTCGCCCTCCAGCCACTGCCCGGCACCGTCCCACTCCTGGCCACGGGCCGCCGCAGCGCCCCGACTCGCTGCCACACCGGCCGCGTTGAGCCACGCGGTGTAGTTGGAGGCGAGGTGGCCCTGACCGGTGAGCACGTCCCGGGCGTCGAGAGCGGCCCGCTCCAGCGCGTCCAGCAGCGGCAGCACCGGCGCCAGGTCCTCGGTCGACTGCTCGGCGAGCGTGATCACGGCGTGCCCGACGTTCACCGCCCAGATGGCGTCGGTCAGCGCCTGGTGGAAGAGCCGGCCGCGCAGCATCCAGGACTGGGCCTCGCCGTGCCGCTCGGTGGCCAGCGAGGCGTACAGCCCCGCGTACTCCACCAGCCGCGACACGGACTCGGCGCGCTCATTGCGGTGGGCGAGCACCCGCAGGTGCCGCGCCCACGCCTGGTGCGAGAGCACCAGCCAGGCGCCGCGCACCGCCTCGTCGTCCACCCGGCAGCCGTACGCGCAGCGCGCACCGCCCTCGGGGAACACCCCGCAGAGCAGGTCACCGTGGTCGAGCTCCACGCCGTGCGCCGGGCAGACGTACGCGTGCCACCAGCCGCCCCGCTCCCGGGCGATCCGCCTCAACGCGGCCACACGCCACCGTCGATGTCCACGGTGGTGGCGGTGAGGAAGCCGGACGACGGCGAGGCCAGGTGGACGACCGCGGCGCCGACGTCCTCGGGGGTGCCGGCCCGGCCGACCGGGATGCCGGCCTCCATCGCCTGCTGCGCCTCGGGCGCGGTGAACGTGTCGTGGAAGGCGGTGCCCTTGATGAAGCCGGGCGCGACGGCGTTGACGGTGATGCCGGTGGAGCCGAGCTCCTTGGCCAGGCCCTTGGTGAAGCCGCGCACACCGGCCTTGGCCGCCGCGTAGGCCACCGAGCCGGGGCCGCCGCCGTTGTGCGCGGCCAGCGAGGCCATCGTGATGATGCGGCCGGCCGACGACTCCTTCAGATGGGGGATCGCGGCGCGCACGGTGCGGAACGTGGACGTCAGATTGGTGGAGAGGACCTGGTCGAAGTGGTCGTCGGTCATCTCGGCGATGGTGGCCCGGCCGATCAGATGACCCGCGTTGCAGACCAGCACGTCCAGCCCGCCGAGGAAGCCGGTCGCCTCTTCGACGAGCCGGTCCACATCGCCGGTCACCGTGACATCGGCCTTGAACGCCTTCGCCCGGCGGCCCAGCGCCTCGATCGCCGAGACCGTCTTCGCGGCCTCGTCGGCGGAGGAGTGGTAGTGGACGGCGACGTCCGCACCGGCCTCGGCGAGCGCGACGGCGATGGCGCGGCCGATGCCGTGGCCCGCCCCTGTCACCAGTGCGCGGGAGCCGTTGAGATCAGCAGACATGGAGTAAGTACCTTTCGAAGAACGGTCGTTCGGGCGAAAGCCGGTGACGTGGTGCCTGATCCGGTCACGGAGGACCGGAGCCGGTCACTTGAGACCGGCGGTCGCGAAGCCCTGCACGAAGTAGCGCTGGCCGATGAGGAAGAGAATGACCATGGGCAGGGTGGCCAGCGTGGTGCCGGCCATCAGGAAGTGCCACTGGGGGCCGTTCTCCGTCTTGAAGACGGAGAGTCCCACCTGGATCACCCGCAGGCTGTCCGTGCGGGTCACCAGCAGTGGCCAGAGGAAGTTGTTCCACGACGACTCGAAGGTCAGCAGCGCCACGGTGGTGAGCGCGGGTTTGACCTGCGGCGTCATGATCCGGGCGTAGATCCGGAACTCGCCGAGACCGTCGAGCCTGGCCGCCTCCTCCAGTTCCACCGGGAGGTCCAGATAGAACTGGCGGAAGAGGAAGACCGCGAACGGGGTGACGGCGCCGGGAACGATCAGCGCCCACCAGGAGTCGAGCCAGCCGCTGCCGCCCTGGCCGAAGATGTCGTTCCCGCCGGCCAGCGGCATGAAGCGGACGATCAGGAACTCCGGCAGCACCTTGGTGTATGTGGGGATCATCAGCGCGGCGATGAAGAGGTAGAAGATGACCTCGCTGCCCCGGAACTTGATCCGCGCCAGCGCGTACCCGGCCATCGACGCCACGACCACGTTGATGAGGGTGTGACTGAAGGCGATGATGAAGCTGTTGCGCGCGTACGTCGCGAACGGCGCCGCCTTCAGCGCGTCGACGTAGTTCCCGAACTCCCAGTGTTCCGGCAGCAGTCCGGCGTCCTGGGAGGCGATCTCCACCGGGGTCTTGAGCGAGGTGAGCACCATCCAGACGAACGGCACCACCATCAGCAGCGAGACGACGGTGAGGGTCACGTAGAGCGCGACCCGGCCGGCGGTGAGCGGCTTGCCGTTCTTCACCGGCCGGGACTTGCTCGTGGCCCGCGGCGCGTGCAGCTCAGTTGTTGCCACGGGTGCCTCCCATGATCCGCCGGTTGACCAGGGTGAAGCCCATCAGCAGTACGAACAGCACCAGTGACTGCGCGGAGGCGTACCCGATGCGGAACTCCCGGAAGGCGGACTTGTAGATCTCGAACGTCATCATCGTGGTGCTGTTGCCCGGGCCGCCGTCGGTCAGGATGTAGATCTGGTCGAAGGACTGGAACGCGCTGATCATCGACGTGATGAGGACGAAGAACGTCGCGGGTTTCAGCAGCGGCAGAGTGATCGAGAAGAATTGGCGCACCTTGGACGCGCCGTCCACCGAAGCCGCTTCGTACAGCTCCTTCGGCAGGGACTGCAGCGCGGCCAAGTAGATGAGCATCTTCATGCCGATGCCCTGCCAGATGCCGACCAGGATCACCGACGGCATCGCCCACGAGGTCGACGAGAGCCAGGCCGGGCCGTCGATCCCGAGGAAGGACAGGAGTGTGTTCAGCAGCCCGTTGCCGGGGTTGTAGATCCACAGCCAGACCAGCGCGATCGCGACGGTGGCCGTCACCTGGGGAATGAAGACCGCGGTACGGAAAATGCCCCTGGCCTTCAGACCGGTGTGCAGTGCCAGGGCCACGAGCAGCCCCAGCGCCATGCCGAACGGGACGGTGAAGAAGGTGTAGATGACGGTGTTGACGATGGACTTGCGGAACACCGCGTCGTCCAGCATGTCGCGGAAGTTGTCCAGACCCACGAACTGCGGCGCCGTCAGCACGTCGTACTTCGTGAAGGCCAGGACCACCGATGCGACGACCGGCAGACCGATCCAGAGCGAGGCATGCAGCAGCGCGGGCGCCACCATCAGCATGCCGGCGCGCTGCCTGCGGCGCCCCGGCCCCGTCGGGGCCCGGCCGGAGCGCTTCTTCGTGACCGTGTGCCCGGCCGGGGCGGAGGGCGGCGCGGGGCGCGCCTTCAATACGGATGTAGCTCCCACAGTGACGGGTCCTTACATCCGGCCGATCGCGGCCTCGGCGAGCCGGCCGAGTTCAGCGATGGCGTCCTTCGCCGACTGGTTGCCCACGATCGCGGGCTCCAGCGTGGGCTTGATCTTCTCGCGGATCTCCATCCAGGCGGTGGTGCCGCCCTCCGAGCACGCGTGGCCCATGCTCTGCAGGGAAAGATCGACGAACTTGTTCTCCTTCACGTAGCTGGTGTCGTTGAGATCCTTGAGACCAGGCACCGAACCGCGCTGTTTGGCCGCACCGAGGATCGACTCGGGCGTCGCGAGGTACTCGACGAGAGCGCGGGCCGCTGCCGGGTGCTTGGAAGTGGCGGACTGGGTGACGAGGGTGCCGCCCTGGAGCATCGCGGGCTTGCGGTTGGCGAGGACGAACGCTCCGAGCTTGTCGTCCTTGATCAGGTCCGGCGTCTGTTCCCCGACCTGGGTCCACAGCGCGCTGGACGTCATCATCATCGACGCCTTGCCGGTCTGTACGTTGGTCGGGGCGCCGAGGTCCGTCTTCTTGGCGTAGTCGGCGGAGCCGTCCTTGACCAGGTCCTTGAAGAACTGCAGCGCCTCGACCCCGCGCGCGTCGGTGAACAGCACCTTCTTGCCGTCCTCGCTGAACAGCTGGCCACCGTTGGCGAAGAGGAAGGTCTCCCAGCACTGGCGCAGATGGATGGAGAACGGGTCGAACCCGACCCGGCCGTTCTTGGTCAGCTGCTTGGCCACGGCGCGCAGTTCGGCCCAGTTCGCCGGGGTCTTCTTGATGCCGGCCTCGGCGAAGTGGTCCTTGCGGTAGACGACGATGCGGGTGTCGAGGACGACCGGCAGCGCGTACAGCTTGCCGTCGTACCGGGACGGCTCAAGCACCCGCTCCTCGTAGTCGTGCGCGGTGGCGAACTTCTCGGGCAGCTCCGCGATCGCCTTCTTCGCGGCGAACGGCGGGATCCAGCCCACGCCCATCATCAGCACGTCGGGCAGCAGACCGCCCGCGAGCCCCGTGGTGATCTTCTCATTGAGCTGGTCGTACGTGGTGTAGTCCACGTTCACCTTGACGTCCGGGTACTTCTTCCGGAAGCCGCCGAGTATCTCCTTCTCCAACAGCGTCTTGCCGTCGGCACCTTCGTAGATCGGGGTGAGCAGAGTGATCTCACCTTCGGCGGGACCGTCGGCGGAGCCTGCCGCCGAAGTGCCGGTTCCGCACCCGCTGAGCGCGGCGGCAGCGGTACCGGCGCCGATGGCGGCAAGCAGCGACCGTCTTTTGAGTTGCATGGAACACCCCTTTTGAGGTGGAGGCTGTGGATCGATCCAGCGATGGAACCCAGCCATGGCTGGGAAGTGCCGGTAAATCGATGCACTGATGCTAGGAACGTCGTGAGAGCGACGTCAACAGCTGATGCACATGAATTTTCAGGGATGTTAACGGGTGTACCGGTAAACGAAGTTCAGTAAATCGATACACTGGTATGGTCTAGCGAGTTCCGAACCGGAGGTGGCATGAGCGGGGTAACGATCCATCAGGTCGCGGAGGCCGCGGGGGTCTCCGCGAGCACGGTCTCCAACGTCCTCAACGGGCGGACGGACCGTATGCAGGCGGCCACGCTGGCCCGCGTGGAGCAGGTGATCGAGCAGCTCAGCTACCGGCCCAACCGAGCCGCCCGGATGCTGCGCACCGGCCGCATCAAGGTCATCGGCCTCATCGTGCCGTCGGTGGCCAACCCCTTCTGGGGGGCGCTCGCCCGGGAGCTGGAGGCCATCGCGCTCGCCGAGGGGTACCACGTACTGCTCTGCAACAGCGAGCGCGACGCGGCCCGCGAGCTCAAGTACGGCGAGGAACTGCTCGCGGACGGGGTGAGCGGAGTGGTGCTCTGCTCCTCGCTGCCCTCGCTCGACCACATGACACCGCTGCTGAGCCGTGGGCTGAAGATGGTCGCCTTCGACCGCACCGCGCAGGCGGGCGATCCGCCGTCACTGGCCTCCATCAGCGTCGACAACGCGATGGGTGCCGAGATCGCCACCCGTCATCTGATCGAACTCGGTCATCGCCGGCTGGCGTTCGTCTCCGGCTCGGTCAACAGCGTCAACCGCCGAGAACGGCTGCGCGGCTTCCGGGCCGCCCTGGAGGCGGCCGGTCTCGACCCGGCCGACGCGATCGTCTGGCCCGGCGCGGACGCCACCGAGTTCGGTGACAAGGACGCGGCCGAACTCGGACGCAACGCCGCCAGGGAGCTCCTCGGCGGCCCGCGCCCGCCCACCGCGTTCGTCGCGATCAACGACATGTGCGCGATCGGGATCTGCCGGGGTGCCAAGGACGCCGGGCGCAGCGCCGGACAGGACGTCTCCGTGGTCGGCTTCGACGACATCCTCCTCGCCGACCTCTTCGAACCGCCGCTCACCACGGTCCGCCAGCCGCTGCCGGAGATGGCCGCGGAGACCTTCCAGCAGCTGCGGGCCCGGATCGACTCGGCCCCGGCGGCCGGCCGGTCACTGCTCATCCGGCCGAGGCTGGTCGTACGGGAGTCCACGGCCCCGGCGCCGACCGGTACGACCGCCGCGATCCCGGCACCGGCCGGCGCTGGGCAGCCGGTCGCGGGCCGGACGGCGTAGCAGGGGCGTATCCGACGGCTCAGGGATGGGCGAGTTCGAGGACGACGATGCCGGCGAGGACGGCCGCGCCGGCGGTGAGACGCAGCCGCCCGAACCGTTCGCGGAAGAGCAGGGTGGCGATCAGCGCCGCGATGAGGATGCTGGTTTCACGCAGGGCGGCGACGGTCGCCAGGTCGCCGTGGGCCTGCGCCCAGATGACGAGGCCGTAGGCGAGCAAGGAGACGGCACCGCCTGTCAGGCCGATCCCGCGGACCGGCTTGAGCTGCGCGAACAGGGGGCGGCCGCGTCGGGCCAGTGCCAGCAGCGGCAGGACGGGGCCCTGGCACAGGAAGAGCCACGCGATGTAGCCGATCACGGTCTGGGAGCGGTGGACGCCCGTGCCGTCGACGACTGTGTAACCGGCGATGACCACTCCGGTGGCCACCGCCGCGGCGAGCGCGGGCAGTTGGGCGCGTCCGGGCCACCCGTCCGCGAAGGCCAGACCGGCCAGACCCGCGGAAATCACCAGAACCCCCGCCATTTCTGCGACGGCGAGCGGCCGGCCCAGCACGGTCACGGAGGCGACCGCCACGAGCAGTGGCGCGGTGCCACGGGCGATGGGGTACATCTGGCCGAAGTCCCCCAGCTGGTAGGCGCGCAGGAGGAAGAGCTGGGAGAGCACCTCCAGCGCGGCGGAGACCAGGATGAACGGCCAGGCCCCGGCCTCGGGTATCGGTGTGAAACAGACCATGACTGCCGCGCAGCCGGTGTACGCGAGGTTGATGAGTGTGAAACCCACCAGTTTGTCGGTGATGCGGTGGGCCATCGCGTTCCACAGGGCATGCAGAACGGCGGCAGTGAGCACGGCTGCGGGCACAGCTGTGCCCGCAGGAAGGAACGAAGGCATGGCGAAAGGGCTCCAGCTCTAATCACATGGAACAGAATTCCGCCGACGAGTACCGGCTCGGCGCGCACGTACGGGCCAAGCTGCCGGAGCTCCGCGAGACCGAGGCCCGCGTCGCGCGGGTGATCCTCGATCAGGGGGCCGACCTCGTTCGGCTCGGCGTCAGCGATGTCGCCGCCCTGGCCGGTACGGCGCCGTCATCGGTCGTCCGCGCCTGCCAACGCCTCGGCTTCCGTGGTTACCAGGAACTGAAGATCGCGGCGGCGCGCCAGAGCCCCACCCGCGTACCGGCGCCGGATCCCCACGGCGACCCGGCCGCACGCGCCCTGGCCGACACGGTCCACGCCTCCCGCGAAGCCCTCGACGACCTCGCCACCACGCTGACCGCCGACCGGCGGCGACCGCGCTGGACGCCGCACCCCGCGTCGTGGTCGCGGCGGCCGGCCTCTCCGCCGCCGTGGCCGCCGACGCCGCCTACCGCCTGCGTGCCCTCGGGTGCGTCGTCGACGCCCCTGTCGACCCCCTCACCGCCCAGTTCGCCGCCGCCCAACTGCCTCCGGGTGCGGTCTGCCTGGCCATCAGCCACACGGGTGCCACCCGCAGTACCGTCGACACCGCCCGCCGTGCCCGCCGCGCGGGCGCCGAGGTCATCGGCCTCACCAGCTATGCGCAGTCGCCCCTGAGTGAGACCTGTACGCACACTCTCGTCGCCGGGGGCAGGACCTCGTCTTCGGGCTGGAAACCACGGCCAGCCGGATCGCCCACCTCGTCACCGTGGACGCGCTCACCCAGACTCTCCTCACCCTTCGCGCGACCACGGCGGAACGGACCCTCCGCCTCTCCGCCGACCACACCTACTGACCTGGCCGGGTGGCTGTGGGTGTCACATGCCGAACGCGTTACACATGTGCCTGGCGATCGGCATCCTGAAACGAATCATCGATGCGAGGTGTGACGCGAAGGTTGCTCCGGAAGGCAGTGAACCCATGGACAGCGGCTCATTTCGCCACCCGGCACGACCGTTATTAACCTGTTACGAGAATTACAGTGTGGCCAAAATGGACCTTGCGTGTAACGTGCGGGCATCTGGTCGGCGGTTGAATCGACCGCACGGCAGTTCCGCGAGAGGGGTCCGTCTTGCTTACCCGCCCAGCCCGCCGCGCAGTAGCGGCCACCGCACTGCTGATCGCAGTGTCCACGCTGTCCGCATGCGGAAAGGGTGGCGCCGCCGATGACGCCGCCGCTCCCACCGGCGATGTCGCCGTCGCGGGCGTGCACGTCACCCGCGACGCGAAACTCCACGCCTCCCTGCCCTCGGCCATCAGGGCCGGCGGTACGGTCCGGGTGGCGACCGACGTACCGTATGCGCCGTTCATCATGTTCAAGGCCGAGGGGCGGCCCGAGCTCACCGGGCTCGATTTCGACCTCGGCCAGGCACTCGGCGCCAAGCTGGGGGTGCGATTCGCCTTCACGGCCCAGAAGTTCGACGGCATCGTGCCCGCCGTCCAGGCCGGCAAGTTCGACGCGGTCATGTCGGCCATGACCGACACCAGGGAGCGCCAGCGGGTCCTGGACTTCGTGGACTACTCCGTGTCGGGCTCGGGAATCCTCGTGGTCAAGGGCAATCCGGACCGGATCGCACGGCTCGACGATCTCTGCGGCAAGTCGGTCGGCACCCAGGCGGCCAGCCACCAGCTGGAAGTGCTGAAGGCACATCAGTCCAAGTGCGCCGAAGCGGGCAGTGACGCCGTCTCCATCCAGACGTTCCCGAAGGATTCCGACGCCCAACTCGCCCTGCGCTCGGGGAAGGTGGTCGCCGATCTGGTGACGAAGCCCGGCGCCGGCTGGACGGCGAAGACCGCCGACGGCGGCCGCGCCTTCGAAGTGGTCGAGGATCCCGCCGCGGGCGGTGGCTACGAGGCGACACCCAACGGCATCGGTGTCAGCAAACAGCTTCCCGGGCTGACCGAAGCGATCCAGAAGGCCCTGCAGGCACTCATCGACGACGGCACGCTCGGCAAGATCTGCGACAAGTACGGCGCCGCCTCCATCGCCGTGAAGCAGGCCACCAGGAACGCGGCGGTGTCCTGACATGGCCGCCCTCACACCGGCCGGGTCCCTACGCGGCGCCCAGGTCATCGCACCGGTTGCCGAGAAGAGTCTCACCGTCGTACCGATCCGGTACTGGGGCCGATGGCTGGCGGCCGCGGCAGCCCTCACCGCCCTCGTCGGCCTGATCGGCTCCCTTGCCGGGAACGAGAACCTGCACTGGGACATCGTCGGGCACTACGTCTTCGCCGACCTCGTCTTCGACGGCCTGGCCACCACACTGTGGCTCACCGCGGCAGCCATGGCCGTCGGCCTCGGACTGGGCGTTCTCGTGGCCGTGATGCGCCTGTCGTCCAACCCTGTGCTCCGGGTCCTGGCCAACGCGTTCGTATCGGTCTTCCGCGGCACCCCGCTCCTGGTCCAGATCATCTTCTGGGGATACGCGGGCGC
Coding sequences within it:
- a CDS encoding heparinase II/III domain-containing protein, giving the protein MAALRRIARERGGWWHAYVCPAHGVELDHGDLLCGVFPEGGARCAYGCRVDDEAVRGAWLVLSHQAWARHLRVLAHRNERAESVSRLVEYAGLYASLATERHGEAQSWMLRGRLFHQALTDAIWAVNVGHAVITLAEQSTEDLAPVLPLLDALERAALDARDVLTGQGHLASNYTAWLNAAGVAASRGAAAARGQEWDGAGQWLEGEHGLYAHLRVAVADDGWEWEGSTYYHGFVLRAALLALRGTDPAAVPSDVVDVLAGMTDVLAAIATPGGILPALHDGPYLRGPLALEWLELVALAQQLAPSPALEAVAGRARAELGAQDDGLDRELDGWFAGPPLPQRPAPGAVTVFPTAGYAVLHHAGVHALLDFGPHGGSHGHRDKLSLYLYGDTTPWQPDPGQVPYAHAEFRDLYASTEAHPAFRVDGGEQAECTGRLLGSDGSSVTAEVTTAYEGVRAVRRVVLGDGYLVDLLTVRAEDERRLTAQLRPGVALDVQLQASGEVRTTWYGDETLHGWHTHTPGATVRPVSRPGPGPADDPQRVRTRVDFTARSQEVTFASVYQAASAGPAVADVRLDGDGVLTVSLTDGGSARFRTED
- a CDS encoding SDR family NAD(P)-dependent oxidoreductase, which produces MSADLNGSRALVTGAGHGIGRAIAVALAEAGADVAVHYHSSADEAAKTVSAIEALGRRAKAFKADVTVTGDVDRLVEEATGFLGGLDVLVCNAGHLIGRATIAEMTDDHFDQVLSTNLTSTFRTVRAAIPHLKESSAGRIITMASLAAHNGGGPGSVAYAAAKAGVRGFTKGLAKELGSTGITVNAVAPGFIKGTAFHDTFTAPEAQQAMEAGIPVGRAGTPEDVGAAVVHLASPSSGFLTATTVDIDGGVWPR
- a CDS encoding carbohydrate ABC transporter permease, which gives rise to MATTELHAPRATSKSRPVKNGKPLTAGRVALYVTLTVVSLLMVVPFVWMVLTSLKTPVEIASQDAGLLPEHWEFGNYVDALKAAPFATYARNSFIIAFSHTLINVVVASMAGYALARIKFRGSEVIFYLFIAALMIPTYTKVLPEFLIVRFMPLAGGNDIFGQGGSGWLDSWWALIVPGAVTPFAVFLFRQFYLDLPVELEEAARLDGLGEFRIYARIMTPQVKPALTTVALLTFESSWNNFLWPLLVTRTDSLRVIQVGLSVFKTENGPQWHFLMAGTTLATLPMVILFLIGQRYFVQGFATAGLK
- a CDS encoding carbohydrate ABC transporter permease, whose product is MGATSVLKARPAPPSAPAGHTVTKKRSGRAPTGPGRRRQRAGMLMVAPALLHASLWIGLPVVASVVLAFTKYDVLTAPQFVGLDNFRDMLDDAVFRKSIVNTVIYTFFTVPFGMALGLLVALALHTGLKARGIFRTAVFIPQVTATVAIALVWLWIYNPGNGLLNTLLSFLGIDGPAWLSSTSWAMPSVILVGIWQGIGMKMLIYLAALQSLPKELYEAASVDGASKVRQFFSITLPLLKPATFFVLITSMISAFQSFDQIYILTDGGPGNSTTMMTFEIYKSAFREFRIGYASAQSLVLFVLLMGFTLVNRRIMGGTRGNN
- a CDS encoding ABC transporter substrate-binding protein; this translates as MQLKRRSLLAAIGAGTAAAALSGCGTGTSAAGSADGPAEGEITLLTPIYEGADGKTLLEKEILGGFRKKYPDVKVNVDYTTYDQLNEKITTGLAGGLLPDVLMMGVGWIPPFAAKKAIAELPEKFATAHDYEERVLEPSRYDGKLYALPVVLDTRIVVYRKDHFAEAGIKKTPANWAELRAVAKQLTKNGRVGFDPFSIHLRQCWETFLFANGGQLFSEDGKKVLFTDARGVEALQFFKDLVKDGSADYAKKTDLGAPTNVQTGKASMMMTSSALWTQVGEQTPDLIKDDKLGAFVLANRKPAMLQGGTLVTQSATSKHPAAARALVEYLATPESILGAAKQRGSVPGLKDLNDTSYVKENKFVDLSLQSMGHACSEGGTTAWMEIREKIKPTLEPAIVGNQSAKDAIAELGRLAEAAIGRM
- a CDS encoding LacI family DNA-binding transcriptional regulator; protein product: MSGVTIHQVAEAAGVSASTVSNVLNGRTDRMQAATLARVEQVIEQLSYRPNRAARMLRTGRIKVIGLIVPSVANPFWGALARELEAIALAEGYHVLLCNSERDAARELKYGEELLADGVSGVVLCSSLPSLDHMTPLLSRGLKMVAFDRTAQAGDPPSLASISVDNAMGAEIATRHLIELGHRRLAFVSGSVNSVNRRERLRGFRAALEAAGLDPADAIVWPGADATEFGDKDAAELGRNAARELLGGPRPPTAFVAINDMCAIGICRGAKDAGRSAGQDVSVVGFDDILLADLFEPPLTTVRQPLPEMAAETFQQLRARIDSAPAAGRSLLIRPRLVVRESTAPAPTGTTAAIPAPAGAGQPVAGRTA
- a CDS encoding EamA family transporter; the protein is MPSFLPAGTAVPAAVLTAAVLHALWNAMAHRITDKLVGFTLINLAYTGCAAVMVCFTPIPEAGAWPFILVSAALEVLSQLFLLRAYQLGDFGQMYPIARGTAPLLVAVASVTVLGRPLAVAEMAGVLVISAGLAGLAFADGWPGRAQLPALAAAVATGVVIAGYTVVDGTGVHRSQTVIGYIAWLFLCQGPVLPLLALARRGRPLFAQLKPVRGIGLTGGAVSLLAYGLVIWAQAHGDLATVAALRETSILIAALIATLLFRERFGRLRLTAGAAVLAGIVVLELAHP
- a CDS encoding SIS domain-containing protein, with translation MAADAAYRLRALGCVVDAPVDPLTAQFAAAQLPPGAVCLAISHTGATRSTVDTARRARRAGAEVIGLTSYAQSPLSETCTHTLVAGGRTSSSGWKPRPAGSPTSSPWTRSPRLSSPFARPRRNGPSASPPTTPTDLAGWLWVSHAERVTHVPGDRHPETNHRCEV
- a CDS encoding ABC transporter substrate-binding protein translates to MLTRPARRAVAATALLIAVSTLSACGKGGAADDAAAPTGDVAVAGVHVTRDAKLHASLPSAIRAGGTVRVATDVPYAPFIMFKAEGRPELTGLDFDLGQALGAKLGVRFAFTAQKFDGIVPAVQAGKFDAVMSAMTDTRERQRVLDFVDYSVSGSGILVVKGNPDRIARLDDLCGKSVGTQAASHQLEVLKAHQSKCAEAGSDAVSIQTFPKDSDAQLALRSGKVVADLVTKPGAGWTAKTADGGRAFEVVEDPAAGGGYEATPNGIGVSKQLPGLTEAIQKALQALIDDGTLGKICDKYGAASIAVKQATRNAAVS